One part of the Rhizobium rhizogenes genome encodes these proteins:
- a CDS encoding patatin-like phospholipase family protein, with product MFATPEKECDVVMKGGITSGVVYPYAVLELARRYRFRSIGGTSAGAIAAAFAAAAEYSRTVRGDPDGFIRLQAHCDTIPTILGRLFQPERRFRPLMRYLLWAQAGGWPGKVLGLPLAFPLASLAGIVIGAGLLWAMGGSYAGSVLGGFVGLAAAILIQVLWLVLHRLPQEGFGFCSGLTVSGADVPGLTDWLHASIQDIAFGSQAATAPPLTFGDLVGDDPEKPVINLKMVTTNLSMRRPHTLPNTNLMVAYDPKEWGQLFPAGVMNWLKQVATPGGPFPELKAFPEPDQLPVIIATRMSLSFPVLFKAIPAYTNDRGTLDIVRRLSGDARPVMKAKIWFSDGGISSNFPIHLFDALLPSRPTFALSLDELPKPIAASMKRVTIPQAAGEGIGVPVHKMEKMSGFLGSILSSAKDWQDQSLATMPGQRERIARVFLNEEEGGLNLTMPPERSAKLMSYGLEVGSLFANGALDFDEHRWRRTLVAYDRLEDAVFATERLWKESKYEDWLTDYIDEIKSYEAVTKGDREKLIARIAAFAALSQSFSPAIANKRRKFPNPAGRLRIGPDV from the coding sequence ATGTTTGCAACGCCTGAGAAGGAATGCGACGTGGTGATGAAGGGGGGCATCACCTCCGGTGTCGTTTATCCCTATGCCGTTCTGGAACTGGCGCGCCGATATCGCTTCCGCTCGATAGGCGGCACATCGGCCGGGGCGATTGCCGCCGCTTTCGCGGCAGCGGCGGAATATTCCCGCACCGTCAGGGGCGATCCTGACGGGTTCATCCGCCTGCAGGCCCATTGCGATACGATACCGACCATTCTGGGCAGGCTTTTCCAGCCGGAGCGCCGTTTTCGCCCGCTGATGCGTTACCTGTTATGGGCGCAGGCCGGCGGCTGGCCCGGCAAGGTACTGGGCCTGCCCTTGGCTTTTCCGCTCGCCTCGCTGGCGGGCATCGTCATCGGCGCCGGCCTGTTATGGGCCATGGGTGGCAGCTACGCCGGGTCCGTTCTCGGCGGGTTTGTCGGACTGGCGGCAGCGATCCTCATTCAGGTCCTGTGGCTGGTTTTGCACCGGTTGCCGCAGGAGGGCTTCGGTTTCTGCTCGGGGCTGACGGTTTCGGGCGCGGATGTTCCCGGCCTTACGGACTGGCTTCATGCATCGATCCAGGACATTGCTTTCGGCAGCCAGGCCGCGACAGCGCCGCCTTTGACCTTTGGCGATCTCGTCGGCGACGACCCGGAAAAACCGGTCATCAACCTGAAGATGGTCACGACGAACCTGTCGATGCGGCGGCCGCACACGCTTCCGAACACCAATCTCATGGTGGCTTACGACCCGAAGGAATGGGGCCAGCTGTTTCCCGCCGGCGTGATGAACTGGCTGAAGCAGGTCGCGACGCCGGGCGGCCCCTTTCCCGAACTCAAGGCTTTTCCGGAGCCAGACCAGTTGCCGGTCATCATCGCGACGCGCATGAGCCTGAGTTTCCCGGTCCTGTTCAAGGCCATTCCGGCCTATACCAATGATCGCGGCACGCTTGATATCGTGAGACGTCTCAGTGGCGACGCGCGGCCCGTCATGAAGGCGAAAATCTGGTTCTCCGACGGCGGGATCAGCAGCAATTTTCCCATTCACCTTTTCGATGCCCTGCTTCCGTCACGTCCCACCTTCGCACTCAGCCTCGATGAATTGCCGAAACCCATCGCCGCCAGCATGAAGCGCGTGACTATCCCGCAGGCGGCGGGCGAAGGGATCGGCGTGCCCGTTCACAAGATGGAAAAAATGAGCGGCTTTCTCGGCAGCATCCTCAGTTCGGCCAAGGACTGGCAGGATCAGTCTCTCGCCACCATGCCGGGCCAGAGGGAGCGCATCGCCCGCGTCTTTCTCAACGAGGAGGAAGGCGGGCTGAACCTCACCATGCCGCCGGAACGCTCGGCAAAACTGATGAGCTACGGCCTTGAGGTCGGATCGCTCTTCGCCAATGGCGCGCTGGATTTTGACGAACATCGCTGGCGCCGGACGCTTGTTGCCTATGACAGACTGGAAGACGCCGTGTTTGCGACCGAGCGCCTGTGGAAGGAAAGCAAATACGAGGACTGGCTAACGGATTACATCGACGAGATCAAAAGCTACGAAGCCGTGACAAAGGGGGACCGGGAAAAGCTGATCGCCCGAATTGCCGCCTTCGCCGCCCTGTCGCAGAGCTTCTCCCCGGCCATCGCCAACAAGCGCAGGAAGTTTCCAAATCCGGCTGGCCGTTTGCGGATCGGACCGGACGTCTGA
- a CDS encoding metal ABC transporter substrate-binding protein yields MNFPKIRYALFAFSLFLPAAATAQEKPTVVTTFTIIADMARNVAGDAAEVESITKPGAEIHNYQPTPRDILKARKADLVLRNGLNLELWFEKFLANLSGVPSVTVSEGVEPMAISGGAYQGKPNPHAWMSPDNALIYVENIRKGLTEIDPAHADVYAANAKAYSDKIKATVQPIRDTLSVLPENKRWLVTSEGAFSYLARDFGLKELFLWPVNADSQGTPQQVRGVIDAMREHNIHVIFSESTVSADPAEQVAKETGAAYGGILYVDSLSEADGPVPTYLDLLRVTSETIAKGLSS; encoded by the coding sequence GTGAACTTCCCAAAAATCCGGTACGCCCTTTTCGCTTTTTCGCTTTTCCTTCCCGCCGCCGCCACCGCACAGGAAAAACCGACGGTGGTAACCACCTTCACCATCATCGCCGACATGGCGCGCAATGTGGCGGGTGACGCGGCCGAGGTGGAAAGCATCACCAAGCCGGGTGCTGAAATTCATAACTACCAGCCGACACCGCGCGACATCCTCAAAGCCCGCAAGGCCGATCTGGTGCTGCGCAACGGTCTCAATCTGGAATTGTGGTTCGAGAAGTTCCTTGCCAACCTTTCCGGCGTGCCGAGCGTGACGGTGAGCGAGGGTGTGGAACCCATGGCGATCAGCGGCGGCGCCTATCAGGGGAAACCCAATCCGCATGCCTGGATGTCGCCCGACAACGCCTTGATCTATGTGGAAAATATCCGCAAGGGCCTGACCGAGATCGACCCCGCCCATGCCGATGTCTATGCCGCCAATGCCAAGGCCTATTCAGACAAGATCAAGGCCACGGTGCAGCCGATCCGCGACACGCTGTCCGTCCTGCCTGAAAACAAGCGCTGGTTGGTAACCAGCGAAGGTGCCTTCTCCTATCTCGCCCGCGATTTCGGGCTGAAGGAACTGTTCCTCTGGCCGGTCAATGCCGACAGCCAGGGCACACCGCAGCAGGTGCGCGGCGTCATCGATGCCATGCGCGAGCATAATATCCACGTCATCTTCAGCGAAAGCACGGTTTCCGCCGATCCGGCCGAGCAGGTGGCCAAGGAAACCGGCGCGGCCTATGGCGGCATCCTCTATGTGGATTCGCTGAGCGAGGCGGACGGCCCGGTCCCGACCTATCTCGATCTGCTGCGGGTGACGAGCGAGACCATCGCAAAGGGCCTGTCATCATGA
- a CDS encoding manganese/iron ABC transporter ATP-binding protein, with protein MRMGSKKAAGGLTVQNATVTYRNGHTALRHASFSIPRGTITALVGVNGAGKSTIFKAIMGFVPLAAGSVSIFDLPVKEALRKNLVAYVPQAEEVDWSFPVLVEDVVMMGRYGHMNFLRIPSKRDHQMVEEALKRVNMLDYRKRQIGELSGGQKKRVFLARALAQEGQVILLDEPFTGVDVTTEEQIVALLKALRDEGRVMLVSTHNLGSVPEFCDRAVFVKGTVLASGKTEDTFTEENLQKAFGGSLRHFILGGADLHDDADPRRLKVITDDERPFVIYGKNGQNGHDPEAPKEKVDDKQPS; from the coding sequence ATGAGAATGGGCAGTAAAAAAGCAGCCGGCGGCCTTACGGTTCAAAATGCGACAGTGACCTATCGCAATGGCCACACCGCTTTAAGACATGCCAGCTTCTCCATCCCCCGCGGAACGATCACTGCACTTGTCGGCGTCAATGGCGCCGGCAAGTCCACGATTTTCAAGGCGATCATGGGTTTCGTGCCGCTGGCCGCCGGTTCCGTCTCGATCTTCGACCTGCCGGTGAAGGAAGCGCTCAGGAAAAACCTCGTTGCCTATGTGCCGCAGGCCGAGGAAGTGGACTGGAGCTTTCCGGTGCTGGTGGAGGATGTGGTGATGATGGGCCGTTATGGCCACATGAACTTCCTGCGCATCCCCTCGAAGCGCGACCATCAGATGGTCGAGGAAGCGCTGAAACGCGTCAACATGCTCGACTATCGCAAAAGGCAGATCGGCGAACTTTCCGGCGGGCAGAAGAAGCGGGTGTTTCTCGCCCGTGCGCTGGCGCAGGAAGGCCAGGTCATTCTGCTGGACGAACCCTTCACCGGCGTCGATGTGACGACGGAAGAACAGATCGTCGCGCTTTTGAAAGCCTTGCGGGACGAAGGCCGGGTCATGCTGGTTTCCACCCATAATCTCGGCAGCGTGCCGGAATTCTGCGATCGCGCCGTCTTCGTCAAGGGCACCGTGCTGGCGTCAGGCAAGACCGAGGATACGTTCACCGAAGAGAACCTGCAGAAAGCCTTCGGCGGCAGCCTGCGCCACTTCATCCTTGGCGGCGCAGACCTGCATGACGATGCCGATCCGCGCCGGCTGAAGGTCATTACCGATGATGAGCGGCCCTTCGTGATCTATGGCAAGAATGGCCAGAACGGGCACGATCCCGAGGCTCCGAAAGAAAAAGTCGATGATAAACAGCCTTCTTGA